A single window of Drosophila suzukii chromosome 3, CBGP_Dsuzu_IsoJpt1.0, whole genome shotgun sequence DNA harbors:
- the LOC108011546 gene encoding beta-catenin-like protein 1, whose amino-acid sequence MDIGELLAFKPEQTPKRPHEDEEDDFELEASHGKRGGGDEKTKRMRRIAEAKESAHYSKQGGASGGSSGATGTSAFEFDPELTEEERLNILKYVENEEADGDVLDEQSLKKLILVFEKRNLKNQEMRIKFADSPEKFMDSEVELHTVIQELKGVATVPDLYPLLVELHGLHSLLELLSHQNTDIAVAVVDLLQEVTDVDILGESQEGAESLIEALRKEQICALLVQNLERLNEQVKEEADGVHNTLAIVENLTEIDSEFVKEAAEQGLLAWLLKRLRGKSPFDPNKLYCSEILSILIQTENDNRLLLGSLDGVDVLLQQLAVYKRHDPASNEEQEYMQNLFNCLCSALMARENRDRFLSGEGLQLMNLMLREKKMSRNGSLKVLDHAMAGQDGRDNCNKFVEILGLRTIFPLFMKTPKRNKQRLISADEHEEHVTSVIASMLRNCKGTHRQRMLAKFTENDHEKVDRLLELHLKYLAKVEAIDKEIDQQAKDPSIDEDEEAENNYIKRLTGGLFTLQRIDYILLEVSATGDTVKQRVLQILNLRGASMKTIRSIMREYAGNLGDGDTDWREQEQSHILSLVDRF is encoded by the exons ATGGACATCGGCGAACTGCTGGCGTTTAAG CCGGAACAGACGCCAAAGCGTCCGCACGAGGACGAGGAGGATGACTTCGAATTGGAGGCCTCGCACGGAAAACGGGGCGGTGGCGATGAGAAAACCAAACGCATGCGGCGCATCGCCGAAGCCAAGGAGTCGGCACACTATTCCAAGCAAGGTGGAGCATCGGGGGGATCCTCCGGTGCCACCGGCACTTCCGCCTTCGAATTCGATCCGGAACTCACCGAGGAGGAGCGCCTGAATATCCTCAAGTATGTGGAGAACGAGGAGGCCGATGGCGATGTTCTGGACGAGCAGAGTCTCAAGAAACTGATCCTGGTGTTCGAGAAACGCAACCTGAAGAACCAGGAGATGCGCATCAAGTTCGCCGACAGCCCCGAAAAGTTCATGGACTCGGAGGTGGAGCTGCACACAGTGATCCAGGAGCTGAAGGGCGTGGCCACGGTTCCCGATCTGTACCCACTCCTCGTGGAACTCCACGGCCTGCACAGTTTGCTGGAACTGCTGTCACATCAAAACACCGATATCGCAGTGGCCGTAGTGGATCTGCTGCAGGAGGTAACAGATGTGGATATTCTGGGCGAAAGTCAAGAGGGTGCCGAATCCTTGATAGAAGCCCTGAGGAAAGAACAAATCTGTGCTCTTCTCGTCCAGAATCTGGAGCGACTGAACGAGCAGGTCAAGGAGGAAGCCGATGGAGTGCATAATACCCTGGCCATAGTGGAGAACCTCACTGAAATCGATTCGGAGTTTGTTAAAGAGGCTGCCGAGCAAGGACTGCTGGCCTGGCTGCTGAAACGCCTGCGCGGCAAGTCCCCTTTCGATCCCAACAAACTGTACTGCAGCGAGATACTATCCATCCTTATACAAACCGAGAACGACAACAGATTGCTGCTGGGTTCGCTTGATGGAGTGGATGTTTTGCTCCAACAGCTTGCTGTCTACAAAAGACACGATCCCGCCAGCAACGAGGAGCAGGAGTACATGCAAAACCTGTTCAATTGCCTCTGTTCCGCCTTGATGGCCCGTGAGAACCGGGATAGATTTCTTAGTGGGGAGGGCCTTCAGCTTATGAACCTTATGCTGCGCGAGAAGAAAATGTCGAGGAACGGCTCCCTTAAGGTTCTGGACCATGCCATGGCTGGCCAGGATGGCAGGGACAACTGCAACAAGTTCGTCGAAATTCTTGGCCTACGCACCATCTTTCCGCTCTTTATGAAAACACCCAAGCGCAACAAGCAGCGACTGATCTCAGCCGATGAGCACGAGGAGCATGTGACCTCCGTCATTGCCTCAATGCTGCGCAACTGCAAGGGCACTCATCGCCAGCGGATGTTGGCCAAGTTCACAGAGAACGATCACGAGAAGGTGGATCGCCTGCTTGAGCTGCATCTCAAGTATCTGGCCAAGGTGGAGGCCATTGACAAGGAGATCGATCAGCAGGCCAAG GATCCCAGCATtgacgaggacgaggaggcGGAGAACAACTACATTAAGCGGCTGACCGGCGGCCTGTTCACGCTACAGCGCATCGACTACATCCTGCTGGAGGTCAGTGCCACCGGCGACACTGTCAAGCAGCGAGTTCTGCAGATCCTTAACTTGCGCGGAGCATCCATGAAGACCATTCGTAGCATCATGAGAG AATACGCTGGCAACTTGGGCGATGGCGACACTGATTGGCGGGAACAGGAGCAGTCTCACATACTATCTCTAGTCGATCGTTTCTAA